One Triticum dicoccoides isolate Atlit2015 ecotype Zavitan chromosome 4B, WEW_v2.0, whole genome shotgun sequence genomic window carries:
- the LOC119290722 gene encoding phosphatidylinositol transfer protein 2-like — protein sequence MVQIKEFRIIMPMSMEEYEIGLSYTIIKMEQHNTNGKEGVEVLQQVPFEDEKLGEGQFTSKVYHLQSKIPSWMKGFASASSLAVHEDSWSAYPKSRTVIKCPLFSKCSLTIDTVIRPDNGSSENAHNLNSQQLAAREVEIVDIASVSRDYWSKVITAPKVDLTTFKSQRTDRGPLLNGWMDSCRPVMTIYKLVVMDAPIWGLGERLEDCLIAGERALFLACHRLCFAWIDEWYGMTMEQIREMERHTDLLLKKTLKKAAKPGSKHEGKRKSLKDEIAVVGSCTYCWFREMVRLFHCPS from the exons ATGGTTCAGATCAAGGAATT CCGAATCATCATGCCTATGTCGATGGAGGAG TATGAGATAGGGCTCAGCTACACCATCATCAAGATGGAGCAGCACAACACAAATGGCAAGGAGGGCGTGGAAGTGCTGCAGCAGGTCCCTTTTGAGGATGAGAAACTGGGCGAGGGCCAATTCACCTCGAAAGTTTATCATTTGCAgag CAAAATTCCATCTTGGATGAAGGGCTTTGCATCCGCGAGTTCTCTGGCTGTGCATGAGGACTCGTGGTCCGCGTATCCAAAGAGCAGAACAG TGATCAAG TGCCCGCTTTTTAGCAAGTGTTCACTGACGATTGACACTGTGATAAGACCTGACAACGGCTCCTCTGAAAAT GCGCACAATCTAAACAGCCAGCAGCTAGCTGCAAGAGAGGTGGAGATCGTCGACATCGCGTCAGTATCGCGGGACTACTGGAGCAAGGTGATCACTGCTCCAAAAGTCGACCTCACAACTTTCAAGTCCCAACGGACGGACCGAGGCCCTCTTTTGAATGGGTGGATG GATTCATGCCGTCCCGTGATGACCATATACAAGCTGGTGGTCATGGATGCTCCCATCTGGGGCCTGGGCGAACGGCTCGAAGACTGCCTCATCGCG GGGGAGAGGGCGCTGTTTCTGGCGTGCCACCGGCTGTGCTTCGCGTGGATAGACGAGTGGTACGGCATGACCATGGAGCAGATCCGGGAGATGGAGAGGCACACGGACCTACTCCTCAAGAAG ACACTGAAAAAGGCTGCAAAACCTGGGAGCAAGCACGAGGGCAAGAGGAAGTCCCTCAAAGACGAAATCGCCGTCGTGGGGAGCTGCACATACTGCTGGTTCCGTGAGATGGTCCGTCTATTTCACTGTCCCAGTTAG